GCTTCGCCACCGTGTGCGTGAACAGCTGCCACGTCGCCACCGCGGCGCGGGTGCTGGCCGGCGCGTCCGCCGTCCCCATCGCCGTGGTGGGCTTCCCCCTGGGCGCCATGCTGCCGTCCGCGAAGGCCTTCGAGGCGCGCGAGGCCATCCGCGCCGGGGCGCGCGAAATCGACATGGTGCTCAACCTGGGGGCGCTCAAGGCGCACGACTACCAGCGCGTGCACCAGGACATCGCCGCGGTGGTGGAGGCCAGCCACCCCATCCCGGTGAAGGTCATCCTGGAGACGGGCCACCTCACCGACGAGGAGAAGGTCGTCGCCTGCGCGCTGTCCAAGGCCGCGGGCGCGGCGTTCGTGAAGACGTCCACCGGCTTCGGGCCCGGCGGCGCCACGGTGAAGGACATCGAGCTGATGCGCGCGGTGGTGGGGGACGAGGTGGGCGTGAAGGCCTCTGGCGGGGTGCGCTCGGCGGAGGACGCCATCAAGCTGCTGCGCGCGGGGGCCAACCGCCTGGGCGCGTCCGCGTCCGTGGCCATCGTCACCGGGCAGATCTCCACCGCGCAGTACTGACCCCTCCTGGAGCACGCACCGTGACCCCGAAGCAGCGAGAGGACTTCCTCCAGCAGTTGCTCGCGCTCCACGCGGAGCTGACCGGGAAGACGCCCCTGCGCATCGAGCCCAACCGCACCGACGAGACGCGCGTCGGCGGCGACGAGGACGAGCAGCCTCTCAATGAAATGATGCAGGCCATCGCCTCCAGCCGGAACCGCAACACCGACGGCACGCTGGCGCGCGTGGTGAAGGCCCTGGGCAAGCTGCGCGAGGACCCGGACTCCTTCGGCGAGTGCGAGGAGTGCGGCGACGACATTCCCATGGGCCGCCTGAAGGCCATGCCCTACGCGGAGTTCTGCGTCGCGTGCCAGAACAACAAGGACGGGCCCAAAGGCCCGGTGCGCCGCAAGCACCTCACGGATTACAAAGGCTGAACCCCCCTTTTCAAGACGAGGCAACGCGCGATGGACACCACCGGACTCAGGGAGCGGGCGGAGGCCTGGCGCAGGGCGGATCCAGACCCGGAGACGCAGGCGGAGCTGGCCCAGGTGCTCGCGACGTCGGACTGGGCGGACCTGGCGGACCGCTTCGCCCAGGACCTGGAGTTTGGCACCGCGGGCCTGCGAGGCGTGCTGGGCGCCGGCCCCAACCGGATGAACCGCGCCGTCGTGCGCCGCACCACGGCGGGCCTCGCGCGCTACCTCAAGGCCACCGTGCCGGACGTCACCACGCGCGGCGTGGTGGTGGGCCGTGACGCGCGCCGGCTGAGCCGTGAGCTGGCGGAGGACACCGCCGCCGTGTTCGTGGCGGAGGGCATCCCCGCGCACGTCTTCCCGGAGCCGGTGCCCACGCCCGTCACCGCCTTCGCCGTGCTGCACCTCAACGCCGCCGCCGCGGTGATGGTGACCGCCAGCCACAACCCGCCGGAGTACAACGGCTACAAGGTCTACTGGGGCAACGGCGCGCAGATCGTCCCGCCGCAGGACGTGGGCATCGCGGACGCCATCGCGAAGGTGGAGCCCGCGAACCAGGTCCCGCTGCTGACGCCCGCGGAGGGCCGCGCGAAGGGGCTGTGGCGCGACCTGCCGGAGGACGTGGGCAACGCCTACCTGCGCGCCATCCTGGACCTGCGCCTGTACCGCAAGGGCAGCGACACGCTGTCCGTCGTCTACACCGCGATGCACGGCGTGGGCGGCGCGTGGGCGGTGCTGGCGCTCAAGGAGGCGGGCTTCCCCCGCGTGACGCCGGTGGCCGAGCAGCAGGAGCCGGACGGCCGCTTCCCCACGGTGCGCTTCCCCAACCCGGAGGAGCCGGGCGCCATGGACCTGTCGCTCGCCACCGCCGAGCGCGTGAAGGCGGACCTGGTGCTCGCCAACGACCCGGACGCGGACCGGCTGGCCGTGATGGCGCGCGATGCGTCCGGCAAGCTGCGCCTGCTCACCGGCAACGAGGTGGGCGTGCTCCTGGGCCACTACGTGCTCACGCAGGGGACGAAGCGCGCGCGTCCGCACGTCGTCACCACCATCGTGTCGTCCACGCAGTTGGGTGAAATCGCGCGCGGGCTGGACGCCGCGTACGACGAGGTCCTCACCGGCTTCAAGTGGATCGCCAACCGCGCGCTGGAGCGCACGCGGAGCGAAGGCACGCAGTTCGTCTTCGGCTACGAGGAGGCGCTGGGCTACACCGTGGGCACCGCCACGCGCGACAAGGACGGCGTGGGCGCGGCGCTGGTCGTCGCGGACATGGCCGCGTGGTGCGAGTCGCGCGGCACCACCGTGCTGGGCTACCTGGAGGAGATCCAGCGCCGCTTCGGCCTGCACGTGGGCGCCCAGCGCAACGTGACGCTCCCCGGCGCCGCCGGCGCGCAGACCATCCGCGCCATCATGGAGGCCTTCCGCGCCTCGCCGCCCCCGCGGATTGGCGGCACCCCCGTGAGCGCCGTGCGCGACTACCAGAAGGGCGAGGGCGGCCTGCCTCCCTCCAACGTCGTCGCCTTCGCGCTGGAGGGCGGCGGGCGCGTCACCCTGCGCCCCTCCGGCACCGAGCCGAAGATCAAATACTACTTCGAGCACAAGGAGACGCCCGCCCCCGGGGAGCCGCTCCCCCAGGCCCGCCAGCGCGCCGAGGCCCGGCTGTCCGCCCTCATCGACGCCTTCCTCGCCCTGGCCCGCGAGCGCGGTCAGCCCGCCTGAGTCCTGAATCACCCTTCAACCCCGGGCCGCGTCTCCTCCCGTCGTGGCCCATCGCAGAAAGGAACCGCGTGAAGCGCTTCATTCCTGGTTTCCTCCTGGCCGTCCTGCTGGCCGTTCCCGGCACCGCGATGGCGCGTGGCCAGGGCTGGTCCCTGCTGGCCGCGGACACGCTGGGCTCCGGCCGCAACATGTTCAGCGCGCAGATTGGCTTCCCGGGCCTGACGCTGGGCCTGCTGCACGGGGGCTCGGACAACGTCGATATCGGCGGCAAGTTCAGCTTCAACTGGGGCCGCGAGGGCCTGGTGGACGCCTCCGACGAGGGCATCAAGCTCCAGGGCTGGCTGCGGGTGATGATCGCCCGGACGGACAAGGTGGCCATGGCCATCACCTTCCAGCCCGGTCCGTTCCTCTACTTCCCCCGCGGCAACACCCTCTTCGGCATGGCGCTGCCGGTGGCGTTCGTGGTGGGCATCCCCGTGGGCAGCGCGCTGATGATCAACGCGGGCCTCGACGTGCCGTTCAACGTCTACATCGGCGAGGGCATCGGGCCGGTCATCCCCATCCTCTTCGGAGGCGGCCTGGAGTACTTCGTGAGCAACAACTTCAACGTGAACTTCAACCTGCGGCTGGGGCCCTCCATCGTCCCGCGCTTCGACGACAGCTACTTCACGATGGAAGCCCTGGCGGGCGTGGCCTACCGCTTCTAGCGCTCCGGCGCGGGCGGGGAGTCGCCTCCCGCCCGTGCCCCCGGCTTCACCAGGAGGACGTCTGCTCGGGCAGCTCCACCGTGAAGGTGCTGCCCAGGTTGACGCGGCTCTTCACCGTCAGCTTGCCGCCCAGGCTCTCCACCAGGGTGCGCGCCACCGTGAGGCCCAGGCCCACGCTCTTCTCCGGGGCCTTCGTCGTGTAGTACGGCGCGAAGATGGCCTGCAGCTCGCCCTCGAAGATGCCGATGCCGGTGTCCTTCACGAACAGCTGCGGCCCGAAGTCACCGAACATGTCCGGCAGCTCCACGCCCACCTGCACCACGCGCGGCCGGTCCTGCACGTCCTCCACCGCGTCCACCGCGTTGCAGACGAGCTCCGCCACCACCTGCTCCAGCTGACGGCGGTTGAACACCACCGCGATGGGGTCCTCCGGCAGCACCACGCGCACGTCCGCGCGGCCCAGGCGGTGGTTGGCGCGCAGCCGCGCCACCACCTCCGGCACCACCTCGCGCAGGTCGAAGCGCTGGATGTCCTTGGGGTTGGTGGGGCCCAGGGACAGCAGGTGCTGGCCGTGCAGGCGCATCTGCTCCCCGGCCACGCCCAGCTTGAGCAGCTCCTCCGGATCCGGCGGCAGGCCCAGGGCCGCGCGGGCGCGCACGTGCTCCAGCGCCCGCTGGAGGCCCACGCCCAGCTGGTCCATCTGCGTCGCCAGGTCCGCGGCGAGCGTGCCCACGCGCGCCAGGCGCTCCATGCGCACCCAGCGCGTGCGCGGATCCTGGAGCACTTCCGAGAGGCCGCCCTGCTCGCGGTGCGCCTTGAGCTCCAGCAGCGTGTGGACGCGCACCTTCAGCTCCAGCGGGTCCAGCGGTTCGGTCGTCAGCAAGTCGTCCACACCTGCCTCCATCACCTCGCGGCGCGTCTGCCGGTCCGCGGAGGGCGTGAGCATGAGGATGGGGAGCTGCGGCGGGGCCAGCTCCTCGCGGAAGCGCCGGTACGCGGCGAGGCCCACCGTGCGGGCCCGCTCCACGTCCAGCAGCACCAGGTCCGCGGAGTGGCGCGACACCGCCTCCAGCGCGGCCGTCGTCCCGCGCGCGGGCAGCACGTCGTAGCCCGCGGGCGTCAGGATGGAGCGCACCCGCTCCACGCTGCCGGATTCCACGTCCACCGCGAGCACGCGCGGACGAGCGTGGGACGTCGAGCCTGTTCCCGTCGTCTCCATGTCACCCCACCCCGGCCTGGAAACCGGGACCGCCCACGCCCGGAGGCGTCAGCGGGTGCCCGGGGGAGTGCGCCGCCCAACCGCGGAGGCCCACGTGCTGCGCCTGCTCGCTGTCCGGTACGCAATCCGACATGGGCGCACTCTCTTGCCAGCGGCATGCCGGACGTCCACCAGACGGCAGATCAGCCCACACTGGAAATACCGGAAATGCGATCCAATAAGGTCAGGGGGTTGGCGGCCCCCTTCGCCATGACCTGACGCATCAGGACAGGTGGACGCTTCAGATTTGACGAGTCGGTCTTGACCAAAAGTGGATCCAGACCCGGGTGTTTATCTACCCACTCGCTCTGAAAGCGCTCAGCGGGACTCCTGCTCGTAGGGGGTGCCGAGCGCGGCGGGGGCGTGGCCGCGCTGGCCCTGGAGCGCCAGGACGAGGAGGGTCAGCAGGTAGGGCAGGGCGAGGAGGAAGCCCTGGGGTACCAGGTCGAGGAGCCAGGGCGCGCTGGAGGCCAGTCCGATCCTCAGGGCGTTGCCGAAGGCGAAGAAGAGGGCGGCGGCGAAGGCGCCCAGGGGCGTCCAGCGGCCGAACACCATGGCGGCCAGGGCCATGAAGCCCAGGCCCGCGGGGGTGTGCTGCTCGAAGCGGTCCAGGACGGCGGTGGAGAGCACCGCGCCTCCCAGGCCCGCCATCAGCCCGCCGCCCAGCACCGCGCCCCAGCGCAGGGCTGCCACGGACAGGCCCAGGGTGGCCACCGCGTGCGGCTTGTCGCCCACGGCGCGCAGCCGCAGGCCCAGGGGCGTGCGCGACAGGAGCAGGTGGAAGAGGAAGGGCAGGGTGAGCGCCAGGTACGTGGGCGCCGCGTGGCCCGACAGCGCGCCCAGGAGCGGCACGTGGGACAGGCCCGGGACGTTCCAGCGGGACAGCTGGGTGATGGCGGGCGTGCCGTTGGGGCCGAAGAGGGACTCCAGGAGGAAGGTGCCTCCCGCCATGGCCACCAGGTTGAGCGCCATGCTGGAGACGACCTGGTCGGAGCGCCAGCGGATGCTGAGGAAGCCGTGCACCGCCGCGATCGCCGCGCCCGCGGCCATGCCCACGAGCACCGCGAGCGGCGTGGGCATGGCGAGCGCCGCCACGGCCGCGCAGAAGGCGCCCGTGCGCATCATGCCCTCCACGCCCACGCTCACCACGCCGGCGCGCTCGGAGAGCATGGCGCCCAGCGCGGCGAACACCAGCGCGGGGGCCGCGTCCAGGGTGGAGAAGAGGAGCGAGTGCAGGACCTCAAGCACGGGGCACCTCCACCTGGGGTCGCGCCTGGGCCAGGGCGCGCTTCTGGCGCCGCTCCAGCAGCGCGAGCCACACCATGCGGCCCGCGACGAAGAGCAGCGCGAAGCCCTGGATGAGCTCCGGGAAGCTCTTGTGCACGCCCAGCAGCTGCATACGGGTGCCCCCCGCGCGCAGGATGCCGAAGAAGGCCGCGGCCAGGGCCGTGCCCAGCGGGTGACTGTTGCCGATGAGCGCGATGGCGATGCCGTCGAAGCCGTAGGGCGCGCCCAGCGAGCCCGGATAGCGTCCCTCCGTGCCCAGCACCAGCACCGCGCCGGCGAGCCCCGCCATCGCGCCGGCGAGCGCCATGGCCCCACCCGCGCGCCACAGCGTGGGGATGCCCGCCGCGCGGGCCGCCTCTGGCGTGAGGCCCACCGCGCGCGTCTCGTAGCCGGAGCGCGTGCGCGCGAGCCACACCCAGACGCCCAGGGCGGCGGCCAGGGCCAGCGGGAAGCCCAGGTTGAGGCGCGAGCCGTCGCCCAGCAGCCGGGGCAGCTGCGCGGTGGGGAGGATCTCCGCGGTGCCGGTGATGGACGACGCGCCCTCGGCCACGGCGCGCAGCGGCCCGATGACGAGCCAGTTGTCCACCAGGCTCACCGCCACCCAGTTGAGCATGATGGTGGAGATGACCTCGTGCACGCCGCGCTTGAGCTTGAGCACGCCGGCGATGCTCGACCAGACCGCGCCCGCCGCGGCGGCGGCGAGGAGCGCCAGCGGCACGTGCAGCACGGCGGGCAGCGACACGTGCGCGCCGACGAGCGCCGCGGCCAGCGCGCCCCAGATCATCTGCCCCTGCGCGCCGATGTTGAACAGCCCCACCTTGAAGGCCACCGCCACGGACAGGCCGGTGAGGGTGAGCAGCGCCGCCTTCATCGCGGCCTCGCCCAGGGGGCGCAGCACGGTGTTGGCGCTGCCTCCGTCCAGGAAGGCGGGCCAGTTGCCCACGCCGCCCCAGAGCATCTGGAGGTAGGCGCGCGTGGCGGTGTCCGCGTCGCGCGTGAGGGCGATGGCCAGCCAGCACACCGCGAGCGCCAGCAGCACGGAGAGCACCGACGGCAGCGCCTGCCGCGCCCGCTCACCCATGGCTCGACTCCGCGCCCAGCATGCGGCGGCCCAGCTCGCGCTCGTCCAGGTCCTGGCGCGGGAAGTGTCCCGTCACGCGCCCCTCGTAGAGGACGTAGACGCGGTCCGACAGGGCCAGCACCTCCTCCAGGTCCAGCGACACCATCACCACTCCCGCGCCCCGGGCCTTCGCCTCGCGAAGGCGCTCGTGCACCTGGGCCACCGCGCCAATGTCCAGCCCGCGCGTGGGCTGCACCACGACGAGCAGCCGGGGATCCGCGTCCAGCTCGCGCGCCACCACGACCTTCTGCTGGTTGCCGCCGGACAACCGCTGGAGCGCCAGGGTCGGGTCGGGCGGACGCACGTCGTAGGCCGCCAGCAGCTCGTCCGTGCGCTCGCGGCGGCCCTGGAAGTCCACCCAGGGCCCTCGCGCGAAGGGCGGCTGGCGGTGCCGGCCCAGCGCCACGTTCTCCTCCACCGTCATCGCCTTCACCACGGCGCGCGCCAACCGGTCCTCCGGAACGTGGCCCACGCCTCGCGCCTTCGCCAGCGCCGGGGTGAGCCCCGCGAGGGGCGCGCCCAGCAGCGTGCCCTCTCCGCCCTCCAGGGCGCGCAGCCCGGTGAGCACCTCGGCCAGCTCGCGCTGCCCGTTGCCGTCCACGCCGGCGATGCCGACGATCTCGCCTGCCCGCACGGTGAGGCTCACGCCCTGGAGCGCGGGCCGGCCGTTGCCGCCCTTCGCCCGCAGGTCCTTCACGTCCAGCACGACGGGGCCCACCCCCGCGTCCTTCGGCGCGGGGGCGGCGGCCAGGGCCGCGCCGGGGGCGTGGCTCGCGGTGGGGGCCCGCATGTCCATCGCGCCCAGGGACCCCGTTCCCGCCAGGTGCGCGCCCGCGCCCGCGGCGTCCAGCACGGCGGGGACCTGCGTGGCGGGCACGCCGGTCAGCGCGGCGCTTCGCGCTCCCTCGCCCACCATCAGCGCGGCCAGCGCGGAGACGGTGGTGTCGGCGGCCCGGACCTCCGCCACGGTGCGGCCCCGGCGCATCACCACCACGCGGTCCGCCACGCCCAGCACCTCCTTGAGCTTGTGGCTGATCAACACCACCGTGCGCCCCTGGGCGACCAGCCCGCGCATCACCTGCGACAGCTCGTCGGACTCCTGCGGGGTGAGCACGGCGGTGGGTTCATCCAGGATGAGCACCTGCGCGCCCCGGTGCAGCGCCTTGATGATCTCCACCTTCTGCTGGGAGCCCACCGTGAGCGTGTCCACGCGCGCCCGGGGCTCCAACTGGAAGCCGAAGCGCTTCGCCGTGGCCGCCACCTCGTCACAGGCCCGGTCCAGGTCCAAGAGGCCGTGCTTCGTGGGCTCGCGGCCCAGCACCACGTTCTCCGCCACGGTCAGCGTGGGCACCAGCATGAAGTGCTGGTGCACCATGCCGATGCCGCGCGCGATGGCGTCGCGCGGGCTCTTGAAGCGCACCGGCTGCCCGTCCATCCGGAACGTGCCCGCGTCCGGATGGTAGAGCCCGTAGAGCACGTTCATCAGGCTGGACTTGCCCGCGCCGTTCTCGCCCACCACGGCGAGCAGTTCCCCCGGGGCGATGTCCAGCGACGCGTCCTCCAGGGACACGCACGACCCGAAGCGCTTCGCGATGTGTTGGAGGGAGATCAGGGCCGCGCGACCTGGAAGGAGGCCAGCTCCGCCTGCGTCCCCGGCACCGTGAGCTTCCCGGCCAGGATGTCCTGGCGCAGCGCCTCCACCTTCTGGAGCACCTCCGCCTTGCCGGGGAACTCCACGCGCACGTCCGCCATGCCCACGCCGCTCTCCTTGAGGCCCAGCACCTGCTCGCCCGCCGTCAGCTTGCCGTCCACCAGGTCCTTCGCCGCCTGGTACACCGCCAGGTCGCTGTGCTTCACCATCGACGTGAGGATCGCCTCCGGCGCCAGGTGGGACTGATCCGAATCCACGCCAATGGCGAACACCGACTTGCCCGCCGCGCGCGCCTCCTTCACCGCCTGGATGACGCCCAGGCCGTCCGTGCCCGCCGCGTGGAAGATGACGTCCGCGCCCTTGGCGATGAGGTCCTGCGCCACTTCCTTCCCCGCCGACACGCTGTTGAAGCTGCCGGTGTAGACGCCCATCAGCGCGTCCGCCGCCTTCGGGTTGGTGGTGCGCACGCCCGCGCGGTAGCCCACGTCGAAGCGCTTGATGAGGGGCACCTCGATGCCGCCCACGAAGCCCACCTTGTTCGTCTTCGTCACCAGCCCCGCCAGCGCGCCCACGAGGAAGCTGCCCTCCTGCTCCTTGAAGAGCA
This Corallococcus silvisoli DNA region includes the following protein-coding sequences:
- the deoC gene encoding deoxyribose-phosphate aldolase, with protein sequence MPSDADAVIPVLEALLDQARLRLNAWKVPQESVPAPAAALNAEPPRTPGVQTATARVDPASILKATDLARYIDHTLLKPEARAEDVVRVAEEARQYGFATVCVNSCHVATAARVLAGASAVPIAVVGFPLGAMLPSAKAFEAREAIRAGAREIDMVLNLGALKAHDYQRVHQDIAAVVEASHPIPVKVILETGHLTDEEKVVACALSKAAGAAFVKTSTGFGPGGATVKDIELMRAVVGDEVGVKASGGVRSAEDAIKLLRAGANRLGASASVAIVTGQISTAQY
- a CDS encoding TraR/DksA family transcriptional regulator → MTPKQREDFLQQLLALHAELTGKTPLRIEPNRTDETRVGGDEDEQPLNEMMQAIASSRNRNTDGTLARVVKALGKLREDPDSFGECEECGDDIPMGRLKAMPYAEFCVACQNNKDGPKGPVRRKHLTDYKG
- a CDS encoding phospho-sugar mutase, whose amino-acid sequence is MDTTGLRERAEAWRRADPDPETQAELAQVLATSDWADLADRFAQDLEFGTAGLRGVLGAGPNRMNRAVVRRTTAGLARYLKATVPDVTTRGVVVGRDARRLSRELAEDTAAVFVAEGIPAHVFPEPVPTPVTAFAVLHLNAAAAVMVTASHNPPEYNGYKVYWGNGAQIVPPQDVGIADAIAKVEPANQVPLLTPAEGRAKGLWRDLPEDVGNAYLRAILDLRLYRKGSDTLSVVYTAMHGVGGAWAVLALKEAGFPRVTPVAEQQEPDGRFPTVRFPNPEEPGAMDLSLATAERVKADLVLANDPDADRLAVMARDASGKLRLLTGNEVGVLLGHYVLTQGTKRARPHVVTTIVSSTQLGEIARGLDAAYDEVLTGFKWIANRALERTRSEGTQFVFGYEEALGYTVGTATRDKDGVGAALVVADMAAWCESRGTTVLGYLEEIQRRFGLHVGAQRNVTLPGAAGAQTIRAIMEAFRASPPPRIGGTPVSAVRDYQKGEGGLPPSNVVAFALEGGGRVTLRPSGTEPKIKYYFEHKETPAPGEPLPQARQRAEARLSALIDAFLALARERGQPA
- a CDS encoding sensor histidine kinase translates to METTGTGSTSHARPRVLAVDVESGSVERVRSILTPAGYDVLPARGTTAALEAVSRHSADLVLLDVERARTVGLAAYRRFREELAPPQLPILMLTPSADRQTRREVMEAGVDDLLTTEPLDPLELKVRVHTLLELKAHREQGGLSEVLQDPRTRWVRMERLARVGTLAADLATQMDQLGVGLQRALEHVRARAALGLPPDPEELLKLGVAGEQMRLHGQHLLSLGPTNPKDIQRFDLREVVPEVVARLRANHRLGRADVRVVLPEDPIAVVFNRRQLEQVVAELVCNAVDAVEDVQDRPRVVQVGVELPDMFGDFGPQLFVKDTGIGIFEGELQAIFAPYYTTKAPEKSVGLGLTVARTLVESLGGKLTVKSRVNLGSTFTVELPEQTSSW
- a CDS encoding ABC transporter permease yields the protein MLEVLHSLLFSTLDAAPALVFAALGAMLSERAGVVSVGVEGMMRTGAFCAAVAALAMPTPLAVLVGMAAGAAIAAVHGFLSIRWRSDQVVSSMALNLVAMAGGTFLLESLFGPNGTPAITQLSRWNVPGLSHVPLLGALSGHAAPTYLALTLPFLFHLLLSRTPLGLRLRAVGDKPHAVATLGLSVAALRWGAVLGGGLMAGLGGAVLSTAVLDRFEQHTPAGLGFMALAAMVFGRWTPLGAFAAALFFAFGNALRIGLASSAPWLLDLVPQGFLLALPYLLTLLVLALQGQRGHAPAALGTPYEQESR
- a CDS encoding ABC transporter permease gives rise to the protein MGERARQALPSVLSVLLALAVCWLAIALTRDADTATRAYLQMLWGGVGNWPAFLDGGSANTVLRPLGEAAMKAALLTLTGLSVAVAFKVGLFNIGAQGQMIWGALAAALVGAHVSLPAVLHVPLALLAAAAAGAVWSSIAGVLKLKRGVHEVISTIMLNWVAVSLVDNWLVIGPLRAVAEGASSITGTAEILPTAQLPRLLGDGSRLNLGFPLALAAALGVWVWLARTRSGYETRAVGLTPEAARAAGIPTLWRAGGAMALAGAMAGLAGAVLVLGTEGRYPGSLGAPYGFDGIAIALIGNSHPLGTALAAAFFGILRAGGTRMQLLGVHKSFPELIQGFALLFVAGRMVWLALLERRQKRALAQARPQVEVPRA
- a CDS encoding ABC transporter ATP-binding protein, which translates into the protein MSLEDASLDIAPGELLAVVGENGAGKSSLMNVLYGLYHPDAGTFRMDGQPVRFKSPRDAIARGIGMVHQHFMLVPTLTVAENVVLGREPTKHGLLDLDRACDEVAATAKRFGFQLEPRARVDTLTVGSQQKVEIIKALHRGAQVLILDEPTAVLTPQESDELSQVMRGLVAQGRTVVLISHKLKEVLGVADRVVVMRRGRTVAEVRAADTTVSALAALMVGEGARSAALTGVPATQVPAVLDAAGAGAHLAGTGSLGAMDMRAPTASHAPGAALAAAPAPKDAGVGPVVLDVKDLRAKGGNGRPALQGVSLTVRAGEIVGIAGVDGNGQRELAEVLTGLRALEGGEGTLLGAPLAGLTPALAKARGVGHVPEDRLARAVVKAMTVEENVALGRHRQPPFARGPWVDFQGRRERTDELLAAYDVRPPDPTLALQRLSGGNQQKVVVARELDADPRLLVVVQPTRGLDIGAVAQVHERLREAKARGAGVVMVSLDLEEVLALSDRVYVLYEGRVTGHFPRQDLDERELGRRMLGAESSHG
- a CDS encoding BMP family lipoprotein; its protein translation is MLHRLHVLALAALLCACSKKSEEVPKAPTPAATAAKPPEGKPVVVGLVIDVGGRGDHSFNDASLRGLELWAAGKRYEGGRYVDAPSGEVRQSISSDLASLAPEVKPLPVQPLVLQSKAQEDYAPNLQLLVEQGAKLTIGNGYLLANAVRDVATENPEAKFLLIDSQLLDAQGKPKSLPNVRTVLFKEQEGSFLVGALAGLVTKTNKVGFVGGIEVPLIKRFDVGYRAGVRTTNPKAADALMGVYTGSFNSVSAGKEVAQDLIAKGADVIFHAAGTDGLGVIQAVKEARAAGKSVFAIGVDSDQSHLAPEAILTSMVKHSDLAVYQAAKDLVDGKLTAGEQVLGLKESGVGMADVRVEFPGKAEVLQKVEALRQDILAGKLTVPGTQAELASFQVARP